A single region of the Massilia sp. erpn genome encodes:
- a CDS encoding 3-deoxy-7-phosphoheptulonate synthase gives MIQDLENINVTSFASMPTPESLHAKLPLSEAASATVTQGREDLRKILDRQDQRLFVVVGPCSIHDPAAGLDYARRLKALQEEVKDTMLLVMRVYFEKPRTTTGWKGYINDPDMDDSFRVDVGMEKARQFLLDVCELGLPTATEALDPISPQYLGDLIAWTAIGARTTESQTHREMSSGLSTPVGFKNGTDGDIGIAINAILSAANPHAFLGINSQGTVSIVRTRGNPHGHVVLRGGDGRPNYDSVSVAIAEQALAKAKLPANIVVDCSHANSYKKPELQPLVMTDVVNQIMHGNQSLVGVMIESNIVAGNQKIPADLSTLTYGQSVTDGCIDWDTTVAMLRSAAAELRNRP, from the coding sequence ATGATTCAAGACCTTGAAAATATTAACGTAACATCCTTCGCGTCGATGCCGACGCCGGAGTCGCTGCACGCCAAGCTGCCGCTGAGCGAAGCCGCCTCCGCCACCGTCACCCAAGGACGCGAAGACCTGCGCAAAATCCTCGACCGCCAGGACCAGCGCCTGTTCGTCGTGGTCGGCCCCTGCTCGATCCACGACCCCGCCGCGGGCCTGGACTATGCACGCCGCCTGAAGGCGCTGCAGGAAGAAGTCAAGGATACGATGCTGCTGGTGATGCGCGTGTACTTCGAAAAGCCGCGCACCACCACCGGCTGGAAGGGCTATATCAACGATCCGGACATGGACGATTCCTTCCGCGTCGACGTGGGCATGGAGAAGGCCCGCCAATTCCTGCTCGATGTCTGTGAACTGGGCTTGCCCACGGCGACGGAGGCGCTCGACCCTATCTCTCCGCAGTACCTGGGTGACCTGATCGCTTGGACGGCGATCGGCGCCCGTACCACGGAGTCGCAGACGCACCGTGAAATGTCCTCGGGCTTGTCGACCCCGGTCGGCTTCAAGAACGGCACCGATGGCGACATCGGCATCGCCATCAACGCCATCCTGTCGGCGGCCAATCCGCACGCCTTCCTCGGCATTAATAGCCAGGGTACGGTGTCGATTGTGCGCACGCGCGGCAATCCGCACGGCCACGTGGTGCTGCGCGGCGGCGACGGCCGTCCGAACTACGACTCGGTGTCGGTGGCGATCGCCGAACAGGCGCTGGCCAAGGCCAAGCTGCCCGCCAATATCGTGGTGGACTGCTCGCATGCCAACAGCTACAAGAAGCCGGAACTGCAGCCGCTGGTGATGACCGATGTGGTCAACCAGATCATGCACGGCAATCAGTCGCTGGTGGGCGTGATGATCGAATCGAATATCGTGGCGGGCAACCAGAAGATTCCGGCCGACCTGTCGACCCTGACCTATGGCCAGTCCGTCACCGACGGCTGCATCGACTGGGACACCACCGTCGCCATGCTGCGCAGCGCCGCCGCCGAGCTGCGCAACCGGCCCTAA
- the ybiB gene encoding DNA-binding protein YbiB, producing MTTQQPFPAARFIKEIGRGKDGARAMTRDEAQELYGAMLDGRVSDLELGGILLAMRIKGETVDELAGFLAAAEASFTPLRAPDGPYAPVLIPSYNGARKMANLTALLGMLLAREGVPVLCHGVAHDVGRVATAEVFAALGVPAARDAVEAEAALASGHVSFITIDTLAPRLAWMLSLRRILGVRNSTHTLVKILQPFAGPALRLVSYTHPEYLETLGAFFTTTADPARGDVFLMRGTEGETVANANKAQRIDWIHGAERTVLVEKQTLVEVLPELPEDKSAEATAAWIAAVLRGELPVPDPIAQQVAHCLTISRQLHSR from the coding sequence ATGACTACACAGCAACCCTTCCCGGCGGCCCGCTTCATCAAGGAGATCGGCCGCGGCAAAGACGGCGCCCGCGCCATGACGCGCGATGAGGCGCAGGAACTCTACGGCGCCATGCTGGACGGCCGCGTTTCCGACCTGGAGCTGGGCGGCATTCTGCTGGCCATGCGCATCAAGGGCGAGACGGTGGACGAGCTGGCCGGTTTCCTGGCGGCGGCCGAAGCCTCATTCACGCCACTGCGCGCGCCCGACGGGCCGTATGCGCCGGTGCTGATCCCCAGCTATAACGGCGCGCGTAAGATGGCCAACCTGACCGCCTTGCTCGGCATGCTGCTGGCGCGCGAAGGCGTGCCGGTGCTGTGCCACGGCGTCGCCCATGATGTGGGGCGGGTGGCGACGGCCGAAGTGTTCGCCGCCCTTGGCGTGCCTGCCGCGCGCGATGCGGTCGAGGCGGAAGCGGCGCTGGCGTCCGGCCACGTCAGCTTCATCACCATTGATACACTGGCGCCGCGTCTGGCGTGGATGTTGTCGCTGCGGCGCATCCTTGGCGTGCGCAACTCGACGCATACCCTGGTCAAGATCCTGCAGCCGTTTGCCGGACCGGCGCTGCGGCTGGTGTCCTATACCCACCCCGAATACCTCGAAACGCTGGGCGCATTCTTCACCACCACGGCCGATCCGGCGCGTGGCGACGTCTTCCTGATGCGCGGCACCGAGGGCGAAACCGTCGCCAACGCCAACAAGGCCCAGCGCATCGACTGGATCCACGGCGCCGAGCGTACCGTGCTGGTCGAAAAGCAGACCCTGGTCGAAGTGCTGCCCGAGCTGCCCGAAGACAAAAGCGCCGAAGCCACCGCCGCCTGGATCGCCGCCGTGCTGCGCGGCGAACTGCCCGTGCCCGACCCTATCGCCCAGCAAGTGGCCCACTGCCTCACTATCTCGCGCCAGTTGCATTCCCGTTGA
- the tsaD gene encoding tRNA (adenosine(37)-N6)-threonylcarbamoyltransferase complex transferase subunit TsaD: MIVLGVESSCDETGLALYDTQRGLLSHALYSQVAMHEEYGGVVPELASRDHIRRAIPLLEQALQGAAIAPQQIDAIAYTQGPGLAGALLVGSSVACSLGLALDKPVLGIHHLEGHLLSPLLASEPPEFPFVALLVSGGHTQLMRVDGVGQYELLGETLDDAAGEAFDKSAKLLGLGYPGGPAISRLAEFGDPEAHKLPRPMLHSKDLMFSFSGLKTAVLTVAKNQGLANICEQDKANIARGFVDAIVDVLTAKCVAALKQTGLKRLVIAGGVGANKQLRAALNAAAAKKRFKVYYPELEFCTDNGAMIAFAGAMRLQINPNAAQRDYAFNVRPRWPLDELKVV, encoded by the coding sequence ATGATTGTTCTCGGCGTCGAATCCTCCTGTGACGAAACCGGCCTGGCCCTGTATGACACGCAGCGCGGCCTGCTGTCGCACGCTCTGTATTCCCAAGTGGCGATGCACGAGGAATATGGCGGCGTGGTGCCGGAACTGGCTTCGCGCGACCATATCCGCCGCGCGATCCCGCTGCTGGAACAGGCGCTGCAAGGCGCGGCCATCGCGCCGCAGCAAATCGATGCCATCGCCTATACCCAGGGTCCGGGCCTGGCCGGGGCGCTGCTGGTGGGTTCCTCCGTCGCCTGCAGCCTGGGTCTGGCGCTGGACAAGCCGGTGCTCGGCATCCACCATCTGGAAGGCCACCTGCTGTCGCCGCTGCTGGCGTCCGAACCGCCGGAGTTTCCCTTCGTCGCCCTGCTGGTCTCGGGCGGCCATACGCAGCTGATGCGTGTGGACGGCGTGGGCCAGTATGAGCTGCTGGGCGAGACGCTGGACGATGCGGCCGGCGAAGCCTTCGACAAGTCGGCCAAGCTGCTGGGCCTCGGCTATCCGGGAGGGCCGGCGATTTCGCGCCTGGCCGAATTCGGCGATCCCGAGGCGCACAAGCTGCCGCGCCCGATGCTGCATTCCAAGGATCTGATGTTCAGCTTCTCGGGTCTGAAAACGGCGGTGCTGACCGTGGCCAAGAACCAGGGACTGGCGAATATCTGCGAGCAGGACAAGGCGAATATCGCGCGCGGCTTCGTCGATGCCATCGTCGACGTGCTAACGGCCAAATGCGTGGCGGCGCTCAAGCAGACGGGCCTCAAGCGCCTGGTGATCGCCGGCGGCGTGGGCGCCAACAAGCAGCTGCGCGCTGCGCTCAATGCGGCGGCGGCCAAGAAGCGCTTCAAGGTCTATTATCCGGAACTGGAATTCTGCACCGACAATGGCGCCATGATCGCCTTCGCCGGCGCCATGCGCCTGCAGATCAATCCCAATGCTGCGCAGCGCGACTACGCCTTCAATGTGCGTCCGCGCTGGCCGCTGGACGAGCTGAAAGTCGTCTAA
- a CDS encoding NAD(P)/FAD-dependent oxidoreductase produces MAKQFDVAVVGAGAAGMMCAATAAQRGKRVVLIDHADKLAEKIRISGGGRCNFTNINAGPANFLSENPHFCKSALSRFTPHDFLALVKKHRIGYHEKHKGQLFCDDSAEQIIEMLKAECAAGDVHWRMPAKVENLQQLDGQGFVLETDSGTIQTGAVVIATGGLSIPKIGATDFGYRVAKQFGLKLVEPRPALVPLTFDAAAWAPFVPLAGIALEVEVETGTLKGRNATGARFREDLLFTHRGLSGPAILQISSFWQPNTPIVINLLPEMDVAQTLIEGKATLKKQLGNVLAQWLPARLAEGLLQAHGFAADARLADLPDARLRQLGQAINQWSLVPNGSEGYRKAEVTRGGVDTRELSQQSMMAAKVPGLYFIGETIDVTGWLGGYNFQWAWASGVAAGLAI; encoded by the coding sequence ATGGCGAAGCAGTTTGATGTGGCGGTGGTCGGCGCGGGTGCGGCCGGGATGATGTGTGCGGCGACGGCGGCGCAGCGCGGCAAGCGCGTGGTGCTGATCGACCATGCGGATAAGTTGGCGGAGAAGATCCGTATCTCGGGCGGCGGGCGCTGCAATTTCACCAATATTAACGCGGGACCGGCGAATTTCCTGTCGGAGAATCCGCATTTCTGCAAGAGTGCGCTGTCGCGCTTTACGCCACACGATTTCCTGGCGCTCGTCAAAAAGCACCGCATCGGGTACCACGAGAAGCATAAGGGCCAGCTGTTTTGCGACGATTCGGCCGAGCAGATCATCGAGATGCTCAAGGCCGAGTGCGCCGCCGGCGATGTGCATTGGCGCATGCCGGCCAAGGTCGAGAACCTGCAGCAGCTCGATGGCCAGGGCTTCGTGCTCGAGACCGATAGCGGGACGATTCAGACCGGGGCGGTGGTGATCGCCACCGGCGGCCTGTCGATTCCCAAGATCGGCGCCACCGATTTCGGCTACCGCGTGGCCAAGCAGTTCGGCCTGAAGCTGGTCGAGCCGCGTCCGGCCCTGGTGCCGCTGACCTTCGATGCCGCCGCCTGGGCGCCGTTCGTGCCGCTGGCCGGCATCGCGCTGGAAGTGGAGGTGGAAACCGGCACGCTGAAGGGGCGCAATGCCACGGGCGCGCGCTTCCGCGAGGATTTGCTGTTCACCCACCGCGGCCTGTCCGGCCCGGCCATCCTGCAGATTTCCAGTTTCTGGCAACCGAATACGCCCATCGTCATCAATCTGCTGCCGGAGATGGATGTGGCGCAGACCCTGATCGAGGGCAAGGCGACGCTGAAAAAGCAGCTGGGCAATGTGCTGGCGCAATGGTTGCCGGCGCGTCTGGCCGAGGGCTTGCTGCAGGCGCATGGCTTTGCCGCCGATGCCCGTCTGGCCGACCTGCCCGATGCGCGCCTGCGCCAATTGGGTCAGGCGATCAACCAGTGGAGTCTGGTGCCCAACGGTTCGGAAGGTTACCGCAAGGCCGAAGTGACGCGCGGCGGCGTCGATACGCGCGAGCTGTCGCAGCAGTCGATGATGGCGGCCAAGGTGCCGGGGCTGTACTTTATTGGCGAAACCATCGACGTCACGGGGTGGTTGGGAGGATACAACTTCCAGTGGGCCTGGGCTTCAGGTGTGGCGGCCGGGCTGGCAATCTGA